One window of the Ammospiza nelsoni isolate bAmmNel1 chromosome 2, bAmmNel1.pri, whole genome shotgun sequence genome contains the following:
- the CCDC83 gene encoding coiled-coil domain-containing protein 83, whose translation MEESKKKKKPEEQVQEPESDLPESLLDYHIAAKQTAIAWVLFHLKGLEEKLKEDIKKNVVLKEEQKLLISRLVRQIEEKENKRDEKGIVTRDDVEESLKAVFQFVKDKEQLLEDLRSQIEETKKKIVEKQRERDYWLEYKNVGSKIHAERISRLEKDIADVKYELERTEEYYSKALEVVREENQKMFDRHMKLLSEEALKNAVGYLDKNCRREIEENEWLKEEVQIYRKEEKDLKASVQLLEEENTSLVAKLIDIKLQHLRVLGQLFHTKETGLQELPKDEMKRETRKYAAKTDGKSLRSAFPKICSKRDYKKPPDSDEQLRKKFFTPSLDSLLDEEEEFQAYSKLGPLKRKLLLVGKAVLTCKETEEVPSGSHREGRTVGKSDGRITAKMIQALFKENDEN comes from the exons atggaagagagtaagaaaaagaagaaaccagAAGAGCAAGTTCAAGAGCCTGAATCTGATTTACCAGAATCCTTACTAGATTATCA CATTGCGGCCAAACAAACAGCAATTGCATGGGTTTTGTTTCATCTGAAAGGATTGGAAGAAAAGCTCAAAGAAGATATTAAAAAG AATGTTGTTCTGAAGGAAGAGCAGAAGTTGCTTATCAGCCGCTTAGTAAGgcaaatagaagaaaaggagaacaaaCGAGATGAGAAGGGGATTGTAACCAGGGATGATGTGGAAGAGTCACTGAAAGCAGTTTTCCAGTTTGTGAAGGACAAAGAACAACTTCTTGAAG ATCTGCGCTCCCAaattgaagaaacaaagaaaaaaattgtagaaaAGCAGCGTGAGAGAGATTATTGGTTGGAGTACAAAAATGTCGGAAGCAAAATACATGCTGAGAGGATTAGCCGTCTGGAAAAAGACATTGCAGATGTCAAATATGAACTTGAAAGAACTGAAG aatATTATAGCAAAGCTTTGGAAGTTGTGAGagaggaaaatcagaaaatgttTGACAGGCACATGAAATTACTCAGTGAAGAAGCTCTTAAG AATGCTGTGGGGTACTTAGACAAGAACTGTCGCAGAGAGATTGAAGAGAACGAGTGGCTAAAAGAAGAG GTTCAGATCTACcgaaaggaagaaaaggatttgAAAGCTTCTGTCCAGCtcctggaagaagaaaataccAGTTTGGTGGCAAAACTGATTGATATCAAACTTCAGCATCTAAGAGTATTAGG GCAGTTGTTTCATACAAAGGAAACTGGCTTGCAAGAACTTCCTAAGGATGAAATGAAAAGGGAAACCAGAAAATATGCAG CAAAGACAGATGGAAAGAGCCTCAGAAGTGCCTTTCCAAAGATTTGTTCTAAAAGAGATTATAAGAAGCCTCCAGACAGTGATGAACAAttgaggaaaaaattcttcactccATCCCTGGACAGCTTGTTGGATGAAGAAGAAGAGTTCCAG GCATACTCAAAACTGGGACCTCTGAAGAGAAAGCTGCTTTTGGTTGGAAAAGCTGTGCTTACTTGTAAGGAAACAGAAGAAGTGCCAAGCGGGAGCCACAGAGAAGGGCGTACTGTTGGTAAATCAGATGGGCGTATCACAGCTAAGATGATCCAGGCCTTATTTaaggaaaatgatgaaaactAG